One window of Chloroflexus aggregans DSM 9485 genomic DNA carries:
- a CDS encoding TIGR04283 family arsenosugar biosynthesis glycosyltransferase — MTTFSVIIPALNEAANITTCVRAVRQCDPTVEVIVADGGSRDETPALARAAGARVVLAPRGRGPQLNAGAAVATGDVFVFLHADTRLPDNAFALLRAMFADPQVHIAKFRLSFDDPNWMLALAARLMWFDSLLTSYGDQGMVIRRDFFTALGGFPDWPLFEDVELFRRARARTRVHVVPAQVVTSARRFRANGIIRQLLHDFWLWLQYLGGVSPYDIARQYR, encoded by the coding sequence ATGACAACGTTCAGCGTGATCATTCCGGCTCTGAATGAAGCAGCCAACATAACGACCTGCGTCCGAGCGGTGCGACAGTGCGACCCGACGGTCGAGGTCATTGTTGCCGATGGCGGCAGCCGCGATGAGACGCCGGCACTGGCCCGCGCTGCCGGTGCGCGGGTGGTGCTGGCTCCGCGCGGTCGCGGCCCCCAACTCAACGCCGGCGCTGCCGTTGCCACCGGTGATGTCTTTGTCTTTCTCCATGCCGACACACGCCTGCCGGACAACGCCTTCGCATTGTTGCGGGCGATGTTCGCCGATCCGCAGGTACACATCGCCAAGTTCCGGCTCTCATTCGACGATCCGAACTGGATGTTGGCTCTGGCAGCGCGTCTGATGTGGTTCGATTCGCTGCTCACCAGCTACGGTGATCAGGGCATGGTCATCCGGCGTGACTTCTTCACCGCACTTGGTGGCTTCCCGGATTGGCCGCTGTTTGAGGATGTCGAACTCTTTCGCCGCGCCCGTGCCCGGACGCGCGTGCATGTCGTGCCAGCGCAGGTGGTCACATCGGCGCGTCGCTTTCGGGCTAACGGGATCATTCGCCAACTGCTCCACGATTTCTGGCTCTGGCTGCAATACCTCGGTGGCGTATCGCCTTACGACATTGCCCGTCAGTATCGGTAG
- a CDS encoding AAA family ATPase, whose amino-acid sequence MPYTSFASIDELQAVLAEHAYIADRALTTAIFLALKLNKPLLLEGEAGVGKTEIAKTLARMQGRELIRLQCYEGLDVNTTIYEWNYARQMLQIRLLEAQGAAQNTAAQQSIFGPEFLIKRPLLQAIEARGDQPPILLIDELDRADEAFEAFLLELLADWQISIPEIGTIRAETPPTVIITSNRTREVHDALKRRCLFYWVDYPTLDKEIQIVKARVPGASERLARQVVLVVQELRRMDLYKLPGVAETLDWVTALVALDQTELTPQAVEDTLGAILKYQDDIAQVRGQRLNELLKRASVGVS is encoded by the coding sequence ATGCCATACACGTCCTTTGCATCGATCGACGAATTGCAGGCTGTCCTGGCTGAACACGCCTACATCGCCGATCGTGCTCTAACCACCGCTATTTTTCTGGCCCTCAAGCTCAACAAGCCGCTATTGCTCGAAGGAGAGGCCGGTGTCGGCAAGACCGAGATCGCCAAGACGCTGGCCCGTATGCAGGGGCGGGAGTTAATCCGGCTGCAATGTTATGAAGGGCTTGATGTCAATACGACGATCTACGAGTGGAACTATGCCCGCCAGATGTTGCAGATTCGCCTGCTGGAGGCGCAGGGTGCAGCACAAAACACCGCTGCGCAGCAGAGCATCTTCGGCCCGGAGTTTTTGATCAAGCGCCCGCTGTTGCAAGCGATTGAAGCCCGTGGCGATCAACCCCCCATCTTACTGATCGATGAGCTTGATCGGGCCGATGAGGCGTTTGAAGCGTTCCTGCTTGAGTTGCTCGCTGACTGGCAGATTTCAATCCCAGAGATCGGCACCATTCGCGCCGAGACACCGCCGACCGTTATCATTACCTCGAACCGTACCCGCGAAGTCCATGATGCGCTCAAGCGGCGCTGTCTGTTTTATTGGGTTGATTATCCAACGCTTGATAAAGAGATTCAGATCGTTAAGGCACGTGTGCCCGGTGCAAGCGAGCGGCTGGCCCGACAAGTGGTGTTGGTGGTGCAAGAGTTGCGGCGTATGGATCTGTACAAGCTGCCCGGCGTGGCCGAGACTCTCGATTGGGTGACAGCACTGGTTGCGCTTGATCAGACAGAGTTGACGCCGCAGGCGGTCGAGGATACACTAGGCGCGATTTTGAAGTATCAAGACGACATCGCGCAGGTGCGTGGTCAACGACTGAACGAGCTGCTGAAACGGGCGAGTGTGGGGGTATCATGA
- a CDS encoding glycosyltransferase family 4 protein, translated as MSRILICATQVPFVRGGAEYLVESLRDELRRRGHTVDVVALPFQWHPVERIVDSALAWRLLDISHVNGEAVDLVIATKFPSYLIRHPRKVLWLVHQHRQAYDWYGTPLSDFDGSPAHRAVREQIFRIDRRALSECQARYTISRNVSRRLERFNGLSSTPLYPPSRYAERLWAGPYGDYILSPARLDRAKRIDLLLAALARTTTPVRAIIAGTGPDRDRLQRLAAELGLGERVSFRGFVPDDELIDLYAHARAVYYAPVDEDYGFATVEAFGASRPVITTDDAGGVLEFVRNGENGLIAPPDPAAIAVHLDRLANDATEAARLGCAGRPLVTTITWDRVIAALVGAGE; from the coding sequence ATGAGCCGCATTCTGATCTGTGCCACGCAGGTACCCTTTGTTCGCGGTGGCGCTGAGTATCTGGTCGAAAGTTTACGTGACGAACTGCGCCGTCGTGGTCATACCGTTGATGTCGTCGCCCTTCCCTTTCAGTGGCATCCGGTTGAGCGGATCGTTGATAGCGCACTGGCGTGGCGACTGCTGGATATTAGCCACGTCAACGGCGAAGCGGTCGATCTTGTGATCGCGACCAAGTTCCCGTCGTACCTCATCCGCCACCCACGCAAGGTGCTATGGCTCGTCCATCAGCACCGCCAAGCCTACGATTGGTACGGCACACCGCTCAGCGATTTTGATGGCTCACCCGCCCATCGTGCCGTGCGCGAACAGATTTTTCGCATTGATAGGCGCGCGCTGAGCGAATGCCAAGCCCGCTATACCATTTCGCGCAACGTCAGCCGCCGGCTAGAACGGTTTAATGGGCTGAGTAGCACGCCACTGTACCCACCGAGCCGTTACGCCGAACGGTTGTGGGCCGGTCCGTATGGTGACTACATCCTCTCACCCGCCCGCCTCGACCGTGCCAAGCGGATCGATCTGCTGTTAGCGGCGTTGGCGCGTACCACTACACCGGTGCGGGCCATTATCGCCGGTACCGGCCCTGATCGTGACCGTCTGCAACGGCTGGCCGCCGAACTGGGGCTGGGCGAGCGGGTCAGTTTTCGCGGATTCGTCCCCGACGACGAACTGATCGATCTCTACGCTCACGCCCGTGCCGTATATTACGCACCGGTTGATGAAGACTATGGCTTTGCGACGGTGGAAGCGTTCGGTGCCAGCCGACCCGTCATCACTACCGATGATGCCGGTGGCGTGCTTGAGTTCGTGCGCAACGGCGAGAACGGTCTCATCGCACCACCCGATCCGGCGGCGATAGCCGTTCATCTCGACCGCTTGGCCAACGACGCTACCGAAGCGGCCCGCTTAGGCTGCGCCGGACGCCCACTGGTGACTACGATCACATGGGATCGGGTAATCGCAGCGTTGGTCGGCGCTGGCGAGTAA
- a CDS encoding DUF1294 domain-containing protein produces MKNQRYIGRIVTWKAQEKYGFIQSPSHPNDIFFHINQSYHNDWLPQIGEPVSFEVSQDAQGRLRAINVESQSPTPQIAPPRVNLADTMLALLVCAAFITLLGLATITVELPVWIIGWYLATSLVTLTLYIEDKWRARRGMRRIREKTLHRWELLGGWPGALIAQELARHKVKKSSYMFTFWLIVVLHLLGLVGYMVVRMGLVTW; encoded by the coding sequence ATGAAGAACCAACGCTACATTGGCCGCATCGTCACATGGAAAGCGCAAGAAAAGTACGGTTTCATCCAATCACCAAGCCACCCCAACGACATCTTCTTTCACATCAATCAAAGCTATCACAACGATTGGCTGCCGCAGATTGGTGAACCGGTCAGCTTCGAGGTTAGCCAAGATGCGCAGGGGCGTCTGCGAGCAATCAACGTCGAGTCGCAGTCGCCGACGCCACAGATTGCGCCGCCGCGAGTTAATCTGGCTGACACAATGCTGGCGCTGTTGGTGTGCGCGGCGTTCATCACCCTGCTCGGATTAGCGACAATCACCGTGGAATTGCCGGTATGGATTATCGGCTGGTATCTGGCAACCAGCTTAGTGACGTTGACGCTCTATATCGAAGACAAGTGGCGTGCGCGACGCGGGATGCGGCGCATCCGCGAAAAGACACTGCACCGGTGGGAATTGCTCGGCGGTTGGCCGGGGGCGTTGATCGCGCAAGAGCTAGCGCGCCACAAGGTCAAGAAAAGTTCGTACATGTTCACATTTTGGTTGATTGTGGTTCTGCACCTGCTCGGTCTGGTCGGATATATGGTGGTGCGAATGGGGTTGGTAACGTGGTGA